A single window of Penaeus chinensis breed Huanghai No. 1 chromosome 9, ASM1920278v2, whole genome shotgun sequence DNA harbors:
- the LOC125028813 gene encoding acyl-coenzyme A thioesterase 13-like: MAAANGGRKFLQQIVKMMSEGGGFDKNLSKLRVVAGGNGKCVAEMTVEKEHENSGGTLHGGLTATLVDIVSTMALMTTEKAVPGVSVNINVSYMKAATSGQEIVINAETLRVGRNLAFLSVDITNKESGALIATGSHTKYIG; the protein is encoded by the exons ATGGCCGCCGCAAACGGAGGGAGAAAGTTTTTGCAGCAAATTGTGAAGATGATGTCAGAGGGAGGAGGATTTGATAAGAATTTATCAAAA ctGCGTGTTGTGGCAGGTGGCAATGGTAAATGTGTTGCAGAGATGACTGTGGAGAAAGAACATGAAAATAGTGGAGGCACTCTGCATGGGGGACTCACAGCCACACTGGTTGATATTGTATCAACAATGGCACTAATGACAACAGAAAAGGCTGTCCCTGGGGTGTCAGTGAATATAAATGTTTC ATACATGAAAGCAGCAACATCGGGACAAGAAATTGTCATCAATGCAGAAACTCTCAGAGTTGGAAGAAATTTAGCTTTCTTATCTGTAGATATAACTAACAAGGAGTCAGGTGCTCTCATTGCCACGGGGAGCCACACTAAATACATTGGATAA